One stretch of Armigeres subalbatus isolate Guangzhou_Male chromosome 2, GZ_Asu_2, whole genome shotgun sequence DNA includes these proteins:
- the LOC134213511 gene encoding uncharacterized protein LOC134213511, whose protein sequence is MCTVPSETWARQHLYKYKYDYKQVTRCVSICHCEVCSASKFVKGRNLPGVTPKKFKPGRPKKVLSDTIKVVRICKVCLTEIGRGRKHGCNSSRRTENLSIMLKEKNSSQKLAEAAVSEFLAEKVSSSGSNNIRLSNRRGKQSVYHKTSPVTTSNDQNKISSKNMFKLKISNSLSMRKTLGIMKGLKHSGIKVEAGTKVKLWKMNSELCNFFSIIELGDVSGAETTNLGQYAFTPVIYCNNVAGLIEHVKKSREGNEEHGHYIKLGIDGGGGFLKVTLSILSRDPPPARSSNSFKDSGVKRLHIIAFAPNLPEKYEYISLIWNNLLNLNALEYTVAGDLKIINVIVGIMAHSSSYPCPYCEIAKKDLAVQAGILEAGFEDLEEDLNKFIECWEELNLPKSSKYHITKFHVKDFCHITGRGLGWHNEQASESVHSDFKLTRERYKTVQTSKVYKSHILRAVVDYNSGHL, encoded by the exons ATGTGCACTGTTCCCAGTGAAACGTGGGCAAGACAACACTTGTATAAGTACAAATACGACTATAAACAGGTGACCAGGTGTGTCAGTATCTGCCACTGTGAAGTATGCAGTGCATCTAAGTTTGTGAAAGGAAGAAACCTGCCAGGAGTCACTCCCAAGAAATTCAAGCCAGGCCGTCCGAAGAAAGTGCTGTCAGATACGATTAAGGTGGTTCGAATCTGCAAAGTTTGTTTAACGGAAATAGGGCGAGGAAGAAAGCATGGATGCAATTCTTCTCGGCGAACAGAAAACTTATCAATAATGTTGAAGGAAAAGAATTCTTCACAAAAATTAGCGGAAGCAGCAGTGTCTGAATTTCTAGCGGAAAAAGTGTCATCTTCCG GATCCAACAATATTCGTCTTTCTAATCGTCGTGGTAAGCAGTCAGTATACCATAAAACATCACCCGTCACAACATCAAATGATCAGAACAAAATTAGCTCGAAAAACATGTTCAAGTTGAAGATCTCAAACTCCTTAAGCATGCGGAAAACTCTGG GCATTATGAAGGGTCTGAAACATTCAGGGATAAAAGTTGAAGCAGGAACTAAAGTTAAGCTTTGGAAAATGAACTCGGAATTATGTAATTTTTTCAGTATCATAGAGCTTGGTGATGTTTCTGGAG CCGAGACCACAAACCTTGGTCAATACGCCTTTACACCGGTAATATATTGTAACAATGTGGCCGGCTTGATTGAGCATGTGAAGAAATCCAGGGAAGGCAATGAAGAGCATGGACACTACATCAAACTCGGCATCGATGGTGGTGGTGGATTCCTGAAAGTTACCCTATCCATCCTATCAAGAGACCCTCCTCCAGCTCGTTCCTCGAACTCCTTCAAAGATAGTGGTGTTAAGCGGTTGCATATCATTGCATTTGCTCCGAATCTCCCGGAGAAGTACGAATACATTTCGTTAATTTGGAATAACCTTTTAAATCTGAACGCTTTGGAGTACACTGTCGCCGgcgatttaaaaataataaacgtTATCGTAGGAATCATGGCGCACTCTTCATCCTATCCATGTCCGTACTGCGAAATAGCAAAGAAAGACCTGGCAGTACAAGCTGGAATACTGGAAGCtggatttgaagatttggaaGAAGATTTGAACAAGTTCATAGAATGTTGGGAAGAACTGAACcttccaaaatcatcaaaataccACATAACAAAATTCCACGTAAAAGATTTCTGCCATATTACTGGTCGCGGCTTGGGCTGGCATAATGAGCAGGCGTCGGAATCTGTGCATAGCGATTTTAAACTAACCCGGGAGCGATACAAAACAGTACAAACATCGAAGGTGTATAAATCTCATATTTTACGCGCAGTTGTAGATTACAACAGTGGCCATCTGTag